The nucleotide sequence AGTCATAGTCACTAGTATAACTTTTATTAATAACACTAGTGAAACTTGAATTAAACCACCCGCCTAACCCATCATTCGCCCAACCTACCAATCATCCAAATCGTTGGTACAAACAGTCGAAAGTGGGTGaagtttcagatttttttttttgtttggatggcCAGTGTTCAGGCCGAACCtgtctgatgctcaaccttataAGTTATCATGTTTCCACTGGTTGTTTGTGTACAAAGACCGGTCACTGATCGAGTACAACGTAATTGAGGCCTAATCATATGCAGTTCAACCTTACAAGCAACAAAATCTTATATTATAACTTTAAGGTCAACTTTACGGCAAGAAACTGTAACAccgaaacaaataaatataaatgttggAGTATAATAATCAGttctatatttatttgtttcactGTTGGAGTTACTTGCTGTAAATTTGAccttaaattataatataagaTGTTGTCGCTTGTGAGGTTGAATTGCATGATTGAGGCCTCAATCATGTTGTACTTGATCCCTGACCAATGTTTGTACTCCAATTGAAGAACAAACAACGAGAGGCGTTTGGAGGAAGCTTGATGCAACATAAAATTTACTGTTGATAACTGTGATTGTAAGCGTGGGCGGGATGCACAATTACAACTGATGTATTCCGGCCTTGTATGATGCTCGAGCTTAATTTGAACGTGGTCTGATGTAAATACTAGCAATGTGTGCAACCTggactctattttattttagctGCCTTTGAAGACTCTCATGCATCTGTAATCACAAAGCTACCATATTCTGCTAGCTAAGGTTATCTCCTTATGCAAGTTTTTGGTATGTTATGAAGACTGGTTTTCGTTCGAtttgttttgattgaatttttgttatttttttagttgtgatttgaattttattgaCAGTTGGTTGTGTGAATTGAATGTAAATTGTGCAGGTTTTGAATCATGTGTTAGAAATAAGCATGCAATCAAAATCAAGAATGCAAATGAATGAGAATACTCTGGGACTTTTGTGTTGGAACTGGAGAGGATCATGAAATGGCAATAGAGCAGTCCCAAACTTAAATCTGAATGAAGATGTTCAACCTAATAATATTGATATTGTCAATTGAATTGAACTAGTGTTagaaaatgaaacaacaaaatttaatcataataatttGTTAGTATTGTTTGagtttaaataaataagtacATGTTAACAATGTCTTCCAACCTaattaaaaaatctataaatatttataaaaaaaaatacataatttttatttattaaaatacaaaTTCATTAATCAACACCCTAAGAACAAacatttatttagtttagtgTGAAAAAGAGAAGCGTGATTGGAGAATGAAGAAGAGTGAAAGCGAAGCAGCAGAGTATTTCAGTAAGGATTTCGAATGGGAAGAACTTAGATCAGAGGTTGAATCAAACCCTTCTCTTCGCCACCACTTCCAATCATTTTCTCATTCTTCAACACAATCACCTGAATCAGACGTTCAAGCATGGAAGCAATTTCATACCCGTCACTCCTCCGGCAAATTCTTCAAGGTCCCTTTTCTACTCTTTACACCTCTCCCATTCACTTCACTCACCCCTCCTCCCTCATTTCATTTTCAGGAGAGACGCTATTTGTTAAAGGAGTTCCCTCAATTACTTTCCTCCTCTCACCCAAACTCCATACCTCAGAAGCTCTTGGAAGTTGGTTGCGGCAACGGAAGCACCATTCTTCCTATTCTCAGGTATGCTATTTACTCAAACagactctgtttggtaaaaaaaaataaatagcagATAGCTGATAAACTTAGTTGATAGCTAGCAAATTGAGTTTGTAGTGTTTATTAAAATAGCGAACTACCCGATAGATGATATTTACTTGAAGTAGCTTGTAAAAGTTATTACCAAACAGGTTCATTTTGATTGTATGAgtttataagttataagctatccGCTATAAGCTCTGGAAGATTTGTCTTGCCTAGCAAAGTTTGTTCTTTCTTCTCTTAGCTATTCATTGGTTTTTGTTATTCTTATCAATTTTTCTTCTGTAGGGCCAACAAGGATATTGTTGTTTATGCATGCGATTGTAGTGATGAGACTCTTGCGAAAGCTAAGGAAATTATCAATGAAAATTCCAATGCAGTTGACTCCTTTAACATTCGTTTTCATCCATTTTGCTGTGATTTTTCAACTACTGGATTCCCAAATTGGTTGGCATGCAACCCTTGCAGAGATAATTTTTTGCAGAAGCAATCATATTATTTTTCAGGTTGTTACTTTGCTTTACCGTGAATGCTGTTTATTTTGAGTGTTTATGTTAATGcttgatgaaatgttaaaagatTTTATTCTCTCTGTTTCCCTTCAGACGTTAAAGATGATAAAGGAATGCATCTTAGGGATTCATGTTCATCGGAAGAAATTGACTGTTGTATTGGAGGAGTAGATTTTATAACATTGGTATGAGCTTTTCTCTTTTTGAATCATCATAAGTTTGATGATTTGGTGCTCTACTACTTTTA is from Medicago truncatula cultivar Jemalong A17 chromosome 1, MtrunA17r5.0-ANR, whole genome shotgun sequence and encodes:
- the LOC11420826 gene encoding tRNA N(3)-methylcytidine methyltransferase METTL6 isoform X1, whose translation is MKKSESEAAEYFSKDFEWEELRSEVESNPSLRHHFQSFSHSSTQSPESDVQAWKQFHTRHSSGKFFKVPFLLFTPLPFTSLTPPPSFHFQERRYLLKEFPQLLSSSHPNSIPQKLLEVGCGNGSTILPILRANKDIVVYACDCSDETLAKAKEIINENSNAVDSFNIRFHPFCCDFSTTGFPNWLACNPCRDNFLQKQSYYFSDVKDDKGMHLRDSCSSEEIDCCIGGVDFITLIFTLSAVPLERMPRSIEECFTVLKPGGMVLFRDYGLYDMTMLRFEPDKRVGFREYMRSDGTRSYFFCLNTVRSLFLGAGFIELELDYCCVKSVNRRKGKSMQRVWVHAKFQKPVLS
- the LOC11420826 gene encoding tRNA N(3)-methylcytidine methyltransferase METTL6 isoform X2; this translates as MKKSESEAAEYFSKDFEWEELRSEVESNPSLRHHFQSFSHSSTQSPESDVQAWKQFHTRHSSGKFFKERRYLLKEFPQLLSSSHPNSIPQKLLEVGCGNGSTILPILRANKDIVVYACDCSDETLAKAKEIINENSNAVDSFNIRFHPFCCDFSTTGFPNWLACNPCRDNFLQKQSYYFSDVKDDKGMHLRDSCSSEEIDCCIGGVDFITLIFTLSAVPLERMPRSIEECFTVLKPGGMVLFRDYGLYDMTMLRFEPDKRVGFREYMRSDGTRSYFFCLNTVRSLFLGAGFIELELDYCCVKSVNRRKGKSMQRVWVHAKFQKPVLS